Proteins encoded within one genomic window of Oryza brachyantha chromosome 7, ObraRS2, whole genome shotgun sequence:
- the LOC102722318 gene encoding cysteine-rich receptor-like protein kinase 10 isoform X2, which translates to MHRGGVRTLALVVLVAALAAVAPPIPAAGEQVCSDRRYAANSSFDATLQRVVRALPANTSSSPLLFATLAVGEVYALALCRGDTSVGSCNFCVAQTLRDGEHACAGDKDVAMYDDICTVRFSDEDFLAAMNNSRRKTVVAGSQSQKLVPSVSGSFYRLAGELLDATVDYAVANSTRRFATGDVGVAGYFADEPFSKIYALAQCTPDLTPEQCRACLASAMAEMTRQVFPTNSPGGKVIGERCGLRFEVFSFYNIEAMVQLQVGLQGKKKSTPVLAIVLPIIFVALLTIILAGLYIWRRKRLPAKTLLIENTEDLEDFESIFIDLSKLQSATDNFDESNRLGEGGFGVVFKGVFPDGQEVAVKRLSSCSNQGLGQLKNELYLVAKLQHKNLVRLIGVCLEEGEKVLVYEYMPNKSLDTVLFDPERSKQLDWGKRFMILNGIARGLQYLHEHSQLKIIHRDLKASNILLDADMKPKIADFGMAKIFGDDETRNATSRVIGTLWLYVSRIRHAGALLDEA; encoded by the exons AtgcaccgcggcggcgtccgcaCCCTCGCGCTCGTCGTGCTCGtggccgccctcgccgcggtggcgccgcccatccccgccgccggcgagcaggtCTGCAGCGACCGCCGCTACGCGGCGAACAGCAGCTTCGATGCCACCCTCCAGCGAGTCGTCCGCGCCCTCCCCGCCaacacctcctcctcgccgctccTCTTCGCGaccctcgccgtcggcgaggtGTACGCGCTCGCGCTCTGCCGCGGGGACACGAGCGTGGGCTCCTGCAACTTCTGCGTCGCGCAGACCCTGCGCGACGGGGAGCACGCCTGCGCCGGCGACAAGGACGTCGCCATGTACGACGACATCTGCACCGTCCGTTTCTCCGACGAGGACTTCCTCGCGGCCATGAACAACTCGCGGCGGAAGACCGTCGTGGCCGGCTCACAGTCACAGAAGCTGGTCCCCTCCGTCTCCGGCAGCTTCTACCGTCTGGCTGGCGAGCTCCTCGACGCCACCGTCGACTACGCCGTGGCCAACTCGACGCGACGGTTCGCCACCGGtgacgtcggcgtcgccggtTACTTCGCCGACGAGCCGTTCTCCAAGATATATGCCCTGGCTCAGTGCACGCCGGACCTGACGCCGGAGCAGTGCAGAGCGTGCCTAGCGTCGGCCATGGCGGAGATGACCCGGCAGGTCTTCCCTACCAATTCACCGGGAGGAAAGGTCATCGGCGAGCGTTGCGGCCTGCGTTTTGAAGTTTTCTCCTTCTACAACATCGAGGCCATGGTGCAGCTGCAGGTTGGGCTACAAG GCAAAAAGAAATCAACCCCAGTTCTTGCAATTGTGCTTCCGATAATATTTGTTGCATTACTCACAATCATACTAGCTGGCTTGTATATTTGGAGGAGGAAAAGGTTGCCGGCCAAAACACTGCTAATAG AAAATACAGAGGACCTCGAAGATTTCGAATCTATCTTCATTGATCTTTCAAAATTGCAATCAGCAACAGACAACTTTGACGAAAGCAACAGACTTGGCGAAGGAGGATTTGGTGTTGTTTTTAAG GGTGTCTTCCCTGATGGACAAGAAGTAGCAGTAAAGAGGCTCTCCAGTTGCTCCAATCAAGGACTAGGTCAACTGAAGAATGAACTGTACTTGGTAGCCAAGCTGCAGCACAAAAATCTTGTCAGGCTCATTGGTGTTTGCTTGGAAGAAGGAGAGAAGGTGCTTGTCTACGAGTACATGCCCAACAAGAGCCTGGATACTGTTCTTTTCG ATCCAGAGAGAAGCAAACAGCTTGACTGGGGAAAGCGATTCATGATTCTGAATGGAATTGCTCGAGGCCTGCAGTATTTGCACGAGCACTCTCAGCTGAAGATCATCCATCGGGATCTGAAAGCAAGCAACATTTTACTTGATGCAGACATGAAACCCAAGATCGCAGATTTTGGGATGGCGAAGATCTTTGGAGACGATGAGACCAGGAACGCCACAAGCCGTGTCATTGGAACACTG TGGCTATATGTCTCCAGAATACGCCATGCGGGGGCACTACTCGACGAAGCTTGA
- the LOC102722599 gene encoding transcription factor MYB30-like — MVRPPCCDKEGVKKGPWTPEEDLVLVSYIQEHGPGNWRAVPTRTGLMRCSKSCRLRWTNYLRPGIKRGNFTDQEEKLIVHLQALLGNRWAAIASYLPERTDNDIKNYWNTHLKRKLQGGGGGEGEGCGAAAASSKPAAQRPASSSKGQWERRLQTDIDMARRALREALTSLDDVKPQPDAAAVVAAGGGKPKPAAAAGAVTADSPAASSSSGASQCSPSAAGYVLTTENISRMLDGWARKGSGPATPGATESASGSSEASDVSYGGGTAISAAPAPASTFDYETKPTLTAAVAAADDTQLSAIESWLFADADGIESGSLLDAAMDYTF, encoded by the exons ATGGTGAGGCCGCCGTGCTGCGACAAGGAGGGTGTCAAGAAGGGGCCATGGACGCCGGAGGAGGACCTCGTGCTCGTCTCCTACATCCAGGAGCACGGCCCCGGCAACTGGCGCGCCGTCCCGACCAGGACCG GGCTGATGCGGTGCAGCAAGAGCTGCCGGCTCCGGTGGACGAACTACCTGAGGCCGGGGATCAAGCGCGGCAACTTCACCGACCAGGAGGAGAAGCTCATCGTCCACCTCCAGGCCCTCCTCGGCAACCGGTGGGCGGCCATAGCCTCCTACCTGCCGGAGCGGACGGACAACGACATCAAGAACTACTGGAACACGCACCTCAAGCGCAAGCTgcagggtggcggcggcggcgagggggaaggttgcggcgccgccgcggcgtcgtctAAGCCCGCCGCGCAGaggccggcgtcgtcgtccaaGGGGCAGTGGGAGAGGCGCCTCCAGACGGACATCGACATGGCGCGCCGCGCGCTGCGGGAGGCGCTCACGTCGCTCGACGACGTCAAGCCGcagcccgacgccgccgccgtcgtcgccgccggaggaggcaAGCCaaagccagcagcagcagccggcgcCGTCACCGCAGATAGCCCCGCCGCGTCGAGCTCGTCCGGCGCGTCGCAGTGCTCCCCCTCGGCGGCCGGCTACGTCCTCACCACCGAGAACATCTCCCGGATGCTCGACGGCTGGGCCCGGAAGGGCAGCGGCCCGGCCACCCCCGGCGCCACCGAGAGCGCGTCCGGCTCATCGGAAGCCTCGGACGTGTcctacggcggcggcaccgccatctcagccgcgccggcgcccgcctcCACCTTCGACTACGAGACAAAGCCaaccctcaccgccgccgtcgccgccgccgacgacacACAGCTCTCCGCCATCGAGTCTTGGCTgttcgccgacgccgacggcatCGAAAGCGGCAGCTTGCTCGACGCAGCCATGGATTACACCTTCTAA